In Arachis hypogaea cultivar Tifrunner chromosome 17, arahy.Tifrunner.gnm2.J5K5, whole genome shotgun sequence, a single window of DNA contains:
- the LOC112767384 gene encoding bet1-like protein At4g14600 translates to MSSNSYRGGSAYGDAAPFRSREGLSTRPAASSDEIQLRIDPMDMDLDHEITGLRGQVKKLRNVAQEIGTEVKQQKDFLEELQTLMTNAQAGVKNNIRRLNKSIVRSGSNHVVHVVCFALICFFVVYAWSKMFRK, encoded by the exons ATGTCTTCCAATTCGTACCGAGGAGGTTCCGCCTACGGTGATGCCGCCCCTTTCCGATCCAG AGAGGGACTTAGCACGAGACCAGCTGCTTCCTCCGATGAAATCCAATTGCGCATTGATCCCATGGACATGGACTTGGACCACGAAATCACCGGTCTTCGCGGCCAAGTCAAAAAGTTGAGAAAT GTTGCTCAAGAGATAGGTACAGAAGTAAAGCAGCAGAAGGATTTTTTGGAAGAGCTG CAAACATTGATGACGAACGCTCAAGCCGGTGTTAAGAATAATATAAGAAGATTGAACAAGAGCATTGTTCGAAGTGGTTCAAACCATGTTGTTCATGTGGTTTGTTTTGCATTAATTTGTTTCTTTGTAGTATACGCTTGGTCAAAGATGTTTAGAAAATGA